ATAATCATTTAAAATCTACTACCTCTACAGTGCAAACCTGTACGGTATTGGCCGGGATATTCCCTACAGGAACATCTCCGAATCCAAGCCTGCTTGGAATAATCATAAAGATAGCACCACCTTTCCCTATTTTACGAAGCCCAATCTGCCAGCCAGCGATGTGGTCTTTTAGTCGGCGGCCATCAAAATCTGTGGAACCGAAACTGGCATCCAGCAGGGTATCTTTCAGGTTATTGCGGGTGTAGATAAGGGTAGGCACAGAATTAAGCGTCATAATCTGGCTGGAGTCTCCCTCATAAATGATCTGATAGTAAAGGCCACTGGAATCCCTGATCATTTCCAGGCTATGCGCAAAAATATAGGATTGTATAGCGTAATCCTGGGCGCTGGTTCCGGTCGGACTGCGGACAAACAGGTCGTCATCTGTCGATGCAGAGCAGGCAGGCAGGCACAGTAAAAAAAGGATAGATTGTAAAAATAGCTTCATGCTTATATAACGCGATTTCTGAAGCTAAAGTTACAAACCTTACAGCTAAAAGACGAGCTGGCAGGGATGAAAAATTGGGCTGGTACCCCAGGTCACTTCCTTCTTAAATTATAGAACAGGGATATGCGGGCACCTATCCAGGATGTTTGTTGCCCATTATTGGTGACGGCGCTGATCTTAGTACGATAAAGGGCTTTACCATAACCGAAATAATTTGATTCGGCTGGCACACTGCTTAAGGAAGAATCCCCTGATTTTTTCAGTGTTGAATAGTTCAGTTCCAGTTGTAGCTGCAGGCGGCCACTCATTGTTGTTGACCAGGATAAACCATAGGAGTTTAAGCGTTCAAGAATTTTAGTTGCAGGCTTTATCGTATCGGAATAATTTCTTGAAAAGGTACCGGTGGTAAACTCAGCATGCAGGGCATTATCTTCATCCAGCGGCACACGTATACCGGCTCCGTACCTGATGCGCATACCTCTGGAGGAGAAACCCAGGGAGCCTATCCCGTATACATACTGAATACCGGCTTTTGCAGTGGCACTGAGATACACAATATCGTTTGCCGTAACACCTATTGCTGCCAGTGGAGAGGTCCATCCTGGTAGCTCAAAATGTCTGCTTTCTTTTTTTGAAATTCTGTTTGCGTTGAGGGGGTTTTGTTCCCTGCTTGCTACCTGAACCAGCTTTACATGCATGGCTGGTGGCGTGACCTTGTAGTCAGTGTGAAGCGACGTCAGTATCAATACCGGGGAGCTTGCTATGGGCAGGCCTTCTGAAATGTTTACAGCAGTAGCAGGTCGTTCTTTTGGGGAACTGGGTTTTACTACTTTAGTGAATGGTTTGGCTGAAGTATGACCAGCCTTATTTGCGGGCTTTGCTACCTGGATATTTTCAGGTTTATTCACCGGTACACTATCAATTTTCTTCACCGGCTTATAATCGGTAAACAAAATATGGTCGCCCAGAATTTTATAATTCAGGCCTACCTGTGCCTGTACTTCCTTCATCACATCTTCCAGTTTCCATTTACCGGGTTTCAGGTGCACATACTTTTTCAGGGAGGTATTCTGCATATTCAGGGAATACGCTACACCGGTCTGGGCAGCAATGGTCTTTGCCAGCCCGGGTATATCCATGGATGAACGTGTGACAGTAATGACACGTTGAGTTAACTGGGCATACAGTGGTAGATAGAACAGGATTATAACGCTACAGCATAGCAGGAATTTAGGCTTCCGCTCCAGGATATATTTCATCAGCATTCAAATAAGTAGATTATAGACAATTGCGGGTAAGGGATACCCTTATGGGGAAGTAAAAATATTTTAAATTGAATATAACCCAAAACAAGAAAGCCGTCTCAAATGAATGAGGCGGCTTTCTCTTATAATAATTACCAAAATTAGTAATCCATACCCATACCGTGGCCACCTGGCATTGCAGGAGCTGCGGATTTAGGTTCTGGTTTGTCTGCGATTACACACTCAGTGGTCAGCAGCATACCAGCGATAGAAGCTGCATTTTCCAGTGCGATACGAGTCACCTTAGCAGGGTCGATTACACCAGCAGCCAGCAGGTTTTCGTAAACTTCAGTGCGGGCGTTGAAGCCAAAGTCACCTTTACCTTCTTTCACTTTCTGAACTACGATAGAACCTTCGATACCTGCGTTAGCAGTGATCTGGCGCAGCGGCTCTTCAATCGCACGTTTAACGATTGCGATACCAGTCTGCTCGTCTTCGTTATCACCTTTCAGTTGATCCAGAGATTCGATAGAGCGGATGTAAGCAACACCACCACCTGGTACGATACCTTCTTCAACGGCAGCGCGGGTAGCGTGCAGGGCATCGTCAACACGGTCTTTCTTCTCTTTCATTTCAACTTCGGTAGCAGCACCTACGTACAGTACAGCAACACCGCCGCTCAGCTTAGCCAGGCGCTCCTGCAGTTTCTCACGATCATAGTCAGAAGTAGTTACTTCGATCTGTGCTTTGATCTGGTTGATGCGGCCCTGGATAGCTTCTTTTTCGCCTCTACCACCTACAACGGTAGTATTGTCTTTATCGATAGTTACGGATTCTGCACGACCGAGGTAGCTCAGGTCAGCATTTTCCAGTTTGTAACCTTGTTCTTCGCTGATTACGATACCACCAGTCAGGGTAGCGATATCCTGCAGCATTTCTTTTCTTCTGTCACCAAAACCTGGCGCTTTCACAGCAGCAACTTTCAGCTGACCACGCAGTTTGTTTACAACGAGGGTAGCCAGTGCTTCACCTTCCAGATCTTCAGAGATGATCAGCAATTGCTGGCCGTTCTGAACGATTTTTTCCAGGATGTGCAGGATGTCCTTCAGGGTGCTGATCTTCTTGTCGTAGATCAGGATGTAAGGGTTCTGCAGCTCAGCGTGCATTTTTTCGCTGTTGGTGATGAAGTATGGAGACAGGTAACCACGGTCGAACTGCATACCTTCTACTACTTCTACAGTAGTGTCAGTACCTTTCGCTTCTTCTACAGTGATAACACCATCTTTGGTTACTTTGCTCATAGCTTCAGCGATCAGTTTACCAATGGTAAAGTCGTTGTTAGCAGAGATAGCAGCAACCTGTTCGATTTTCTGAATGTCGTTACCAACTTTTTCAGACTGACCTGCCAGGTTTTCAACGATAGCTTTTACAGCCTTGTCGATACCACGTTTCAGATCCATTGGGTTTGCACCTGCAGCTACATTTTTCAGACCTTCAGAGATGATAGCCTGCGCCAGAACGGTAGCAGTAGTAGTACCATCACCAGCGATATCTGCAGTTTTGGAAGCAACTTCCTTCACCATCTGGGCACCCATGTTCTCAATTGGGTCTTCCAGCTCAATTTCTTTAGCCACGGTAACACCGTCTTTAGTCAGACCAGGTGCACCAAACTTCTTCTCAATAACAACGTTACGACCTTTTGGGCCCAGGGTTACTTTAACAGCATCTGCCAGGATATCAACGCCCTTTTTCATTTTGTTGCGGGCCTCGATGTTAAAGAATATTTGCTTTGCCATAATAGCTTGTAATTTTTAAAAATTTAAGGTTTGTTTTGTGTGTGCGCCAATTGTATTAAACAATTGCTAAAATGTCAGACTCACGCATGATTAAGTAATCACCACCTTCAATACTGATCTCTGTACCGGAATATTTACCATACAGTACAGTATCACCTACTTTCACAGTAACCGGCTCATCTTTTTTACCGGGACCTGCTGCTACTACAGTACCTCTCTGTGGTTTTTCTTTCGCAGTATCCGGGATGATGATACCACCAGCGGTCTTTTCTTCTGCTGCTGCGGGTTTCACAATCACCCTGTCAGCTAAGGGTTTAATACTTAAATCTTTTGCCATATAATTATACTTTTTAAAAAGATAAGATGATTTTCTGCTCCTTGGCCCTCGATAATTGTGCCAAGGCCCCGTTCGGGTCATTTTTTCAGGATACTCCTGTTTTTCCTCCCATCGTCGCCTGACAAAAATGCCAATTTTTCAGCAAAAACTGACAAAACATTCTAAAATGTGAGTAAGCAGCAGATTAAAAGCCTGCTAGTCAGCCTAAAGTTACAGTGGTTTTTAATCCCCCTTATCAGACTGTTACGTAAAAAGTACTCCACTATGTTCGATTACCCATTTTTTTCAATAGCTTTGCGCCCTCATACAGTTCTTGATTATAAGATGATTAGCAGAAGAAATATCCGGGTGAAGGTCATGCAAACCCTTTATGCCCTGGAAACGATGGAGCCAGGTACTATTAAGCCAGGTACGGCTACCAGCTTACTGACCGAGAAGCTGGACCAGACCAGTCAGATCTTTACCTATTTACTTTATTGCCTTACTCAGGTAGCGCAATATGCGGAAATAGACGCACAACAACGTGCTTCCAAGCATCTTCCCTCAGCCGAAGACCTGACCGTAAACACCAAAATTGCAGGCAACGAATTCATTTTCCAGATTATTAATGACAAAGGCTTCCAGGTAAACCTGGAAACATGGAAGCTTAAACACATACCCGAACAGGATATGCTGCGCAAGCTCTACAATATCCTTGTAGCGTCAGACAACTATCAGGAATATATTAAGGAGCCTTCCCGCAATAAAAAGACTGAAAAAGAAATTATAGAGTATATCTATAAAGAAATCCTCTCCCAGAGCGAGCTTTTCCTACAGCACATGGAAGATACCTTCCTCCACTGGGGTGATGACGCCGAGATGATGTCTCTGTTGGTTGCCAATTACATGCACAAACCACACTTGTTCAATTTCCTTCAGCTCATCAGCAGAGAAAAACTGGAATATGCCAGGGAACTCCTGCTCACCGTACTGGATAAGAAAGAATACTGCCTGGAACTCATCAAGCCTAAACTGCAAAACTGGGATCCAGAGCGTATTGCCGCTGTAGATATGCTGCTGATGGAAATGGGTGTATGCGAATTCCTCTTCTTCCCGACCATCCCTACCAAGGTAACTATCAACGAATATATTGATCTGGCCAAAGCCTATAGTACGCCACAGAGCGGACAGTTTGTAAACGGTATTCTGGACAATATCCTGAAAGACCTGGATGCGGCCAATCAGATAAAGAAAGTAGACCGTAACAAAAAATAGCTAATTTTGAGCCTATGAAGAAGGTAGTCTATCTGCTCGCCTGCAGTACCCTCCTCCTGGGAGCCTGCGGCAGCCGCAAACAAAGTAGCGAAAAAGGTGCCGGTACAACCGTTACCGAAGTGAAATCAGGCACACCCGCTATCGCATTTGAAGAAATGGAACACGGTTTCGGCAATGTGGTGGAGGGGGAAAAAGTAGAGTATTCCTTCAAATTTACTAACACTGGCGATGCGCCCCTGGTTATTTCAGATGCCAGCTCCAGCTGTGGTTGCACTATTCCTGACTGGCCGAAAGAACCAATTCAGGCAGGAAAAAGCAGCTATATTAAAGTAGTGTTCAACAGCGCAGGTAAATCCGGCTTTACAGCAAAACAGATCGTGCTACACGCTAATACAAAACCAGAACTGGTACAAGGCCCGAAGATCATTTGCACCGTAGTCAAACAATAATAAACTAACAACAACAAATACAAACATTTACGATGTACACAAATATGCTTAACATTTTACTGATGGGAGCTCCGGGTGGAGCCCAGGGCGGTAGCGGAGGTATGGTGCAGCTGCTGTTTTTTGGTGGTATGATCCTGGTGATGTGGTTATTCATGATCCGTCCTCAGACAAAAAAAGCTAAAGCACAGAAAGATTTTATCTCCAACCTGAGAGAAGGTGATAAAGTCGTTACCATCGCCGGTATCCACGGTAAGATCAATAAATTCTTCCCTGAAAACAATACCGTAAAGATCGAAGTTAGCGCAGGTACTTACCTGACTATCGAACGCTCTGCGATCTCCATGGAATATACTTCTGCTCAGCAGAAAGCTGCTGAAGCACCTGCAAAATAATGCTGCATCCGAAAGGATGACAGGTCCCAAATTCCTTTACCGGAGTTTGGGATTTTTTTTGATCTTTGGGTCATATGTTAAAAATAGGTATTACAGGCGGCATCGGCTCCGGCAAGAGTACAGTATGCAGGGTATTTTCCCTGCTCGGTATCCCCGTGTACTATTCGGATGATGCTGCAAAAGAGATCATGCATACGGATCCGCTTCTCAAAGCCAGTATCAAAGCACACTTTGGAGAAGAGATGTACGATGAAAAAGGTCAGCTCCAGCGTGCTGCCCTGGGCAAAATTGTGTTCAACGACAAAGACAAACTGGAACTGCTCAATTCCCTCGTACATCCCGCCACCATCCGGCATAGCGAAGAGTGGGCCGACAGGCAGCAGGCTCCTTACATCATTAAAGAAGCCGCCCTCCTGTTCGAATCTGGTTCCTTCGCCTACCTGGACAGGATCATTGGTGTGACCGCTCCCCAGCCCCTGCGGATTCTCAGGGTCATGAAGCGCGACAATGTAAGCCGCGAGGACGTGCTGGCCCGTATGTACAAACAGATCGAAGAACCCATCAAAATGAAATTGTGTGACGATGTGATTCACAACGATGAACAACAGATGGTCATACCTCAGGTACTTGCCCTCCATGCAAAATTGCTGGCACTGGCAGGTACCCAATAAATAACCTTAAAATACCGGTACTCATTGTGCATAATTGTTAAAACAACCTCTGCTTAAGCAATCAATAATGAGTCACTAACAAAATATCTGCATGGGGAAAACCGTCAACTCGAATAAAGCCACACCCGTACTACTACTGGAGCTGCAAAGTAATCACCCGGAACCAATTAAGATCGGCGCCGGTTTATTAAAAGAAGATGCCAATGGCCGTACCTGTCAGCGAATGCCCCTGCACGATAGAAAATCGTTGTCCGTATTCAATACCTTACCTGCCGGCGTACAGCACCTGCTGGCCCCCTGTACACAGGAAGCCATGCTGTATAAGGAACTGCAACTGAAAGAGAAATTCAGGGAAGCACCTGTAAGAGCACAGACCTTACAACAGTACGTGCAGGAAGGCATGCAACAATACATTTACCATACCCTTCAACAGCTACGCCCGCTTACACCAGTACTACCCTGGTATACCATGATCACGGACGATAGTATGCTCATGAAACATACCCGGCCCGCTACCGTCAATAACTATACGCCGGCTCTTTCCTTTGAGCTGGTGCAGGGTGATGATGGCATAATCCGTATGGTGGCATTCGTGAACATCAATAATCAATCTTTTCCGCTCTCCGGCTATGAACACTATGGTTTCCTGCTGCGCAGCCGTGGAGAGCTCTTTATATTACCTCCTTCCAGTGCCAACGCAATTGCAAAATTCTCAGGTGGCTACGTAGAGGCTATCCCCGGCCAGGAAGGTACATTTCTGCAGGAAGTAGTGATGCCACTGAGCGAACAGTTTCCTGTTGATAAAAGTATTCTGCTGGACAAAGAGGAGATCGACGTCTCTCCTTCCTGTAACATCTGGCTCAGTGAACTGAATAAATCATTTCTCGTACTCACACCGCAATGGCAGTACGGAGACTTTATCATCGAAGATTCGCCGGATGCTGTGGTCATCCGTACAGCAGGTGATACACAATTCGAGATCAAAAGACATATTGAAGAAGAAAAGGAAATCCTTGCATTCATCCGGTCCCTGCATGCACGCTTTGCGCAGCAGCGCAATGGCTACTTCTACCTTCCGTTTGCAGATGCGGAAAAGAACCAGTGGTTTGTAAAGTGCTACCGCAAACTCACGGATCGTAACATCGGTGTGTATGGCATGGACCAGCTGCAACATTTCAGGTACAATACAAATGTGCCTGTGATGGATATCAATTGGAGCGGTGATGACAAAGAGGCTTTTGAGCTGGACATAAAGATCCATTACGGAGATATTCCCGTTGCCCTGGCAGACCTGCAAAAAGCCTTACAACACAAGCAACCCCACTTATTATTGAAAGATGGTACCATTGGTGTAATACCTGATGAGTGGCTGCATAAATATGACCTGCTCTGGAAACTGGGCCAGGTACAAAAAGATAAACTGAAACTCTCCCGCCTGCATTTTACAGTTGCGCAGGAGATCCTGCAGGGGAATCATTCGGAAGATACTTTGCAAAGATTACAACGGCTGCAGATCCAGCCAGGTGCAAATTTCCCCGTACCATCGGCTATTCAGGCACAGCTGCGCAACTACCAGCAGGCTGGTTTTGAGTGGATGTGTCTTCTCGATGCCATGCGCTGGGGAGGCTGCCTGGCAGACGATATGGGTTTGGGTAAAACCCTGCAGACCATTACGTTTTTACAGCACCTCGCCAATAAATACCCGGGAGAAACGCACCTGGTGGTATGCCCTACATCCCTGATCTATAACTGGGAAAGTGAGCTGAAAAAGTTCGCCCCAGATCTGCGGTACACCATCTACCATGGCAATAACCGGCATTATGCACCTTCAGGGTATGACCTGGTGATCACCAGCTATGGTACGATTCGCAGTGACCAGGAGATCTTTGCCAGTCATGTATTTGGCTATGTTGTACTGGACGAAAGCCAGGTGATCAAGAATCCCAGCTCGCAGACCACAAAGGCACTTCAGGTATTGCAATCGCGTAACCGCCTGATTCTGAGTGGTACCCCTATCCAAAACAATACGATGGACCTGTATGCGCAGATGAACTTTGCTAACCCGGGTCTATTGGGTAACCAGGCATTTTTCAAGTCTGAATTTGCCATGCCGATTGATAAAAATGCTGATGCGGAAAAAGCGGGTCAGTTACGTCGACTGATATACCCATTTCTCCTGAGGCGTACAAAGGAACAGATTGCCCAGGATCTGCCGGACAAAACGGAGATCATTATGTGGTGTGAGATGGGCGATGAGCAACGGCAGGCATATAACAGGATCCGCGATCTATACAAAGAGAAAGTTTTTAACCGCATCCAGGAGCAGGGAATAGCAGCTAGCACGATTTATGTATTGGAAGGTCTGACCCGGTTAAGGCAGGTATGTAATGCTCCTCAGCTGGTGGAATCTGAATCACATATTCCCCATTCTGTAAAGCTGGATGAGCTGATGCGCGAGATCAGTGAAAACACTGGTGCCCATAAGGTATTGGTCTTCTCTCAGTTCACCGGCATGCTGCAACTCATAGCAAAAGCGATGGAGCAGGAAGGATTGAAATTTCTCTATCTGGACGGCAGTACGAAAGCGGAGAACAGGCAGCAACTGGTGAACCAGTTCCAGGAAGAGGAAGCAATGCGGGTATTCCTGATCAGTCTTAAAGCAGGTGGTGTGGGATTGACGCTGACGGCTGCTGATTATGTATACCTGGTAGATCCATGGTGGAATCCGGCAGCAGAGCAGCAGGCCATAGACCGTACACACCGCATCGGGCAGCAAAATAAGGTGTTTGCCTACAAGATGATCTGTAAGGATAGTGTGGAGGAAAAGATCCTTGCATTGCAGCAAAGGAAGAAGATGATAGCAGATGATCTGATCAGTGAGGACACCGGCTTTGTGAAGAAGCTGACGGAGGAGGATGTGGCGTTTTTGTTCAGTTAACTAAAATTAATTTCCGAAATTTGTGGTATGTTAGATAACTCCAGGTCAATTATCATGCTTATAGTGGTTTTCTTTGCCACTTCCCTGACGGTTCGTGCCCAGCAGCCGGTACCTCCGAAATTTCCTGAAGGTTTTAATATTCAGAAAGGGGTAAACATTGGTTACTGGCTGTCGGATGCCAGCGGCCGGAATGGCACAGCGCTGGTAGACTTTTTTGGTGAGAAAGATGTGATCTTCCTGGCTCAAAAAGGTTTTGATCATTTACGTATACCCATAGACGAAGGTGAGTTGTGGAATTATAAGAACGATAAATACGATGATGCTTTTAAGAATATTCACGCTGCTATTGGCTGGTGTAAAGCCAATAAGCTGCGGGTGATTATAGATTTACATACACTGAAAGGTCACCGCCTGTGGAGCAGTGATGATGAGCAGGATCGCTTTATAGCCATGTGGAAAGAACTGGCCCTGGAATTGAAAAAATATCCGGCTAACCTGGTGGCATATGAATTGTTGAGTGATCCGATTGCTGATAGTGCAGGTGAATGGAATGAGTTACTGGCAAAAACGATCAAAGCGATCCGTGAAATAGATGCGAAGAGAGTAATAGTAGTAAGTAGTAATCAGAGTGGTAGTTATAGTACTATTTCACAGCTGAAACTGCCGGAGGGCGATAATCATATTATCCTGAACTTCCACTACTTTGAGCCTATCTACTTTACGCACTATCGTTACAAGGATAGCAGGCAGCAGGATTATGGTGGGCCGGTGCATTACCCGGGTGCAACTATTACTGCGAAGGAACTGAATGAGCAACCGGCTACAATCAGAAATCTGCTGGCAGGTAGTACGCAGGATTATAACGACGATATCATAGCAGATCAGATAGCGACTGCAGCGAGAATGGCGAAGAAGTTTAAAGTGCCTCTGATTTGCGGGGAATGGGGTTGTACCAGCCTGGTGCCAAGGAAGGATAGGATGCGGTGGTATAAGGATATGAAGAAAGCACTGGATAAAAATGCGATACCCTGGACGGTATGGACGTATAAAGGAGATTTTGGGATTGTGCAGGGAGATGGAAGTGATGATGATAAACTACTCAAATTGCTCACGAAAGATTAAGGATTTTAAGCGGTTTTGCCTGATGGCAAAACCGCTTTTCATTTAGGAATATTCATTCCTTATCCAAATTTAAATCTACGACTACTTCACTATCCAATAAGCCAGCACCAACCACAGCAAGCCCTTTGCCAGGAAAAACAGGAAACCCCAGATACCGACCCTTCTGATCCACTTTACCCAGGACTTTTTTTCTGCTGCTATTGCCATAAAAACCTTATTTGCCCGCAAAATACCACAAGGCAGGAATAAGTCAACATTGCTTTTATCTATAGGCGGATAGAAGGTAGATGGGGGTTCATGTTGCATTTTACGGTAAATGGGGTTAAAGCCCTGCGGCCGGCTTATCAAGGAAACGGTGTTGACTTTTCCAAAAGCAAAAAGCCCCTCGGTTACACCGAAGGGCTTTTGTTTATCAAACATTTAATTGAACACTATTTCTTTACAGCATCAGCTAAGCCTTTCTTATCTGTATCCTTTACAGGAACTGCTTCGCTTTCATTTGCCAGCTCATTCTTCTTGTCGAAGTCCACCAGCACTGGTGCAGCTACGAAGATGGAAGAATAAGTACCTGTGATTACACCGATCAGCATCGCGAATGCGAAACCACGGGTTACCTCACCACCGAAGATGAAGAGGATCAGGATTGTCAGGAATACTGTCAGAGACGTCATTACTGTACGGCTCAGTGTATCGTTGATTGCCTTGTTGATGATACCGTCTCTTGACATACCCTTCATCTGACCACCGCGGAAGTACTCACGGATACGGTCGAATACGATCACGGTATCGTTCATGGAGAAACCTATGACCGTCAGGATCGCCGCAATGAAGTGCTGGTCAACTTCCAGTGGGAACGGAACGATATCGCGGCAGTAAGAGAATACAGCCAGTGTTACCATCACGTCATGCAACAGGGAGAAGATTGTACCAATTGAATACTGCCATTTATTGAAACGCAGCAGGATGTACAGGAAGATCACTACCAGAGACAGGATCGTAGCCTTCACCGCACCTGCACGCAGGTCATCGGAGATGGTTGGAGATACTGTCTGGGAAGCTACGATATAACGAGGTGAAGAGAATGATTCATAAGTTAAAGACTTATCATAGAACTTCTTCAGACCATTGTACAGTTTCTCAGTTACTTCCCTATCAACTTCAGGATTCTGTTCATTGATACGATAGTTGGTCGTAATGTTCAGCTGGTTGGTGTTACCGATAGTTTTTACATACGGTTCTGAATTGAATTCTTTCTCCAGAATGGTACGTACTTCTTCGGTCTTCATTGGCTGATCGAAGCGGATTGTGAAGCTACGACCACCATCAAA
This window of the Chitinophaga sancti genome carries:
- a CDS encoding FKBP-type peptidyl-prolyl cis-trans isomerase, with the translated sequence MKLFLQSILFLLCLPACSASTDDDLFVRSPTGTSAQDYAIQSYIFAHSLEMIRDSSGLYYQIIYEGDSSQIMTLNSVPTLIYTRNNLKDTLLDASFGSTDFDGRRLKDHIAGWQIGLRKIGKGGAIFMIIPSRLGFGDVPVGNIPANTVQVCTVEVVDFK
- the groL gene encoding chaperonin GroEL (60 kDa chaperone family; promotes refolding of misfolded polypeptides especially under stressful conditions; forms two stacked rings of heptamers to form a barrel-shaped 14mer; ends can be capped by GroES; misfolded proteins enter the barrel where they are refolded when GroES binds), which encodes MAKQIFFNIEARNKMKKGVDILADAVKVTLGPKGRNVVIEKKFGAPGLTKDGVTVAKEIELEDPIENMGAQMVKEVASKTADIAGDGTTTATVLAQAIISEGLKNVAAGANPMDLKRGIDKAVKAIVENLAGQSEKVGNDIQKIEQVAAISANNDFTIGKLIAEAMSKVTKDGVITVEEAKGTDTTVEVVEGMQFDRGYLSPYFITNSEKMHAELQNPYILIYDKKISTLKDILHILEKIVQNGQQLLIISEDLEGEALATLVVNKLRGQLKVAAVKAPGFGDRRKEMLQDIATLTGGIVISEEQGYKLENADLSYLGRAESVTIDKDNTTVVGGRGEKEAIQGRINQIKAQIEVTTSDYDREKLQERLAKLSGGVAVLYVGAATEVEMKEKKDRVDDALHATRAAVEEGIVPGGGVAYIRSIESLDQLKGDNEDEQTGIAIVKRAIEEPLRQITANAGIEGSIVVQKVKEGKGDFGFNARTEVYENLLAAGVIDPAKVTRIALENAASIAGMLLTTECVIADKPEPKSAAPAMPGGHGMGMDY
- a CDS encoding co-chaperone GroES is translated as MAKDLSIKPLADRVIVKPAAAEEKTAGGIIIPDTAKEKPQRGTVVAAGPGKKDEPVTVKVGDTVLYGKYSGTEISIEGGDYLIMRESDILAIV
- the nusB gene encoding transcription antitermination factor NusB, which encodes MISRRNIRVKVMQTLYALETMEPGTIKPGTATSLLTEKLDQTSQIFTYLLYCLTQVAQYAEIDAQQRASKHLPSAEDLTVNTKIAGNEFIFQIINDKGFQVNLETWKLKHIPEQDMLRKLYNILVASDNYQEYIKEPSRNKKTEKEIIEYIYKEILSQSELFLQHMEDTFLHWGDDAEMMSLLVANYMHKPHLFNFLQLISREKLEYARELLLTVLDKKEYCLELIKPKLQNWDPERIAAVDMLLMEMGVCEFLFFPTIPTKVTINEYIDLAKAYSTPQSGQFVNGILDNILKDLDAANQIKKVDRNKK
- a CDS encoding DUF1573 domain-containing protein, whose translation is MKKVVYLLACSTLLLGACGSRKQSSEKGAGTTVTEVKSGTPAIAFEEMEHGFGNVVEGEKVEYSFKFTNTGDAPLVISDASSSCGCTIPDWPKEPIQAGKSSYIKVVFNSAGKSGFTAKQIVLHANTKPELVQGPKIICTVVKQ
- the yajC gene encoding preprotein translocase subunit YajC, which translates into the protein MLNILLMGAPGGAQGGSGGMVQLLFFGGMILVMWLFMIRPQTKKAKAQKDFISNLREGDKVVTIAGIHGKINKFFPENNTVKIEVSAGTYLTIERSAISMEYTSAQQKAAEAPAK
- the coaE gene encoding dephospho-CoA kinase (Dephospho-CoA kinase (CoaE) performs the final step in coenzyme A biosynthesis.) gives rise to the protein MLKIGITGGIGSGKSTVCRVFSLLGIPVYYSDDAAKEIMHTDPLLKASIKAHFGEEMYDEKGQLQRAALGKIVFNDKDKLELLNSLVHPATIRHSEEWADRQQAPYIIKEAALLFESGSFAYLDRIIGVTAPQPLRILRVMKRDNVSREDVLARMYKQIEEPIKMKLCDDVIHNDEQQMVIPQVLALHAKLLALAGTQ
- a CDS encoding DEAD/DEAH box helicase; this translates as MGKTVNSNKATPVLLLELQSNHPEPIKIGAGLLKEDANGRTCQRMPLHDRKSLSVFNTLPAGVQHLLAPCTQEAMLYKELQLKEKFREAPVRAQTLQQYVQEGMQQYIYHTLQQLRPLTPVLPWYTMITDDSMLMKHTRPATVNNYTPALSFELVQGDDGIIRMVAFVNINNQSFPLSGYEHYGFLLRSRGELFILPPSSANAIAKFSGGYVEAIPGQEGTFLQEVVMPLSEQFPVDKSILLDKEEIDVSPSCNIWLSELNKSFLVLTPQWQYGDFIIEDSPDAVVIRTAGDTQFEIKRHIEEEKEILAFIRSLHARFAQQRNGYFYLPFADAEKNQWFVKCYRKLTDRNIGVYGMDQLQHFRYNTNVPVMDINWSGDDKEAFELDIKIHYGDIPVALADLQKALQHKQPHLLLKDGTIGVIPDEWLHKYDLLWKLGQVQKDKLKLSRLHFTVAQEILQGNHSEDTLQRLQRLQIQPGANFPVPSAIQAQLRNYQQAGFEWMCLLDAMRWGGCLADDMGLGKTLQTITFLQHLANKYPGETHLVVCPTSLIYNWESELKKFAPDLRYTIYHGNNRHYAPSGYDLVITSYGTIRSDQEIFASHVFGYVVLDESQVIKNPSSQTTKALQVLQSRNRLILSGTPIQNNTMDLYAQMNFANPGLLGNQAFFKSEFAMPIDKNADAEKAGQLRRLIYPFLLRRTKEQIAQDLPDKTEIIMWCEMGDEQRQAYNRIRDLYKEKVFNRIQEQGIAASTIYVLEGLTRLRQVCNAPQLVESESHIPHSVKLDELMREISENTGAHKVLVFSQFTGMLQLIAKAMEQEGLKFLYLDGSTKAENRQQLVNQFQEEEAMRVFLISLKAGGVGLTLTAADYVYLVDPWWNPAAEQQAIDRTHRIGQQNKVFAYKMICKDSVEEKILALQQRKKMIADDLISEDTGFVKKLTEEDVAFLFS
- a CDS encoding glycoside hydrolase family 5 protein, which translates into the protein MLIVVFFATSLTVRAQQPVPPKFPEGFNIQKGVNIGYWLSDASGRNGTALVDFFGEKDVIFLAQKGFDHLRIPIDEGELWNYKNDKYDDAFKNIHAAIGWCKANKLRVIIDLHTLKGHRLWSSDDEQDRFIAMWKELALELKKYPANLVAYELLSDPIADSAGEWNELLAKTIKAIREIDAKRVIVVSSNQSGSYSTISQLKLPEGDNHIILNFHYFEPIYFTHYRYKDSRQQDYGGPVHYPGATITAKELNEQPATIRNLLAGSTQDYNDDIIADQIATAARMAKKFKVPLICGEWGCTSLVPRKDRMRWYKDMKKALDKNAIPWTVWTYKGDFGIVQGDGSDDDKLLKLLTKD